The nucleotide window GCACTATACCACCGCATAACAAAACACAACATATACAGTAACAATAACAACATATACACAAAAAATATGAACTACAACTTGCTATTTCATGCGTAAAGAATAGATATTGATAAAATTTCTAAAACCATATGGAAAATAATTTGATGGAGTCTTATCTTATATTCTGCGTGTAAAAATTATTATTCCTTCAAAAATTATATATATAAAACGTACTGAATATACCATATTATTCAACAATTGGGCCTGGTAGTTAATCAACACAAAAATAGTAATCCAAGTATGGATTTTATCGAGATACTAGGTTACAAAATAAGATATGTTATGTTCGATTGTCCAGAAGCAAAAAAAACCATTGTCTTGTTACATGGGTTAGGCGCGTCTGCAGAAAGATGGGCTGATTTATGGCCTCTGTTAAAAAAATACAACGTAATTATTCCTGATCTCGTAGGATTTGGATATAGTGAAAAACCCTTGATAGAATATACAATCGATTTTTTTGTGAGATTCCTTGAAGAATTCTTTGAGAAGATGCAAATTCGAAATCCAATAGTAATCGGGTCTTCATTTGGAGGACAGTTGGCGTTGGAGTATAGCTTATTACACAATGATTTTTTTGAAAAAATTATTCTAGTTTCACCTGCTGGGACTTTGGAAAAGCCAACTTATGGTCTTAGCCAGTATATTTTCTCCGGCTTATATCCAACATTTGAAAATATTCGTAGTTCTTTTCAGATGATGGCTAATAATGATGAATATGTCGTGGATGAAATAACAGTTAAAGATTATATGAATAGAATGAGACTTCCTAATGCCAAATATTCACTCATATCCACCTTGCTTGCAATGCGTAAAGATCAAACATTACGAAAAAGGTTGGTGGAAATATCTCGACCGACTTTGGTTATCTGGGGAAGAAACGATACGACCATACCAGTCGAAAATATAGAGTATTTTAAGGAGATGCCAGTTGTTGAGACTGTGATAATGGAAGAATGCGGTCATACTCCATATGTGGAAAAGCCAACCGAATTTTATCAAGTAATTGAAAAGTTTATAGACTCTTGATTTATTATTACAAAAACCTTTACAACATTAAAATATTGATGGGATATTTAATTTTCTATGAGTAATGAGAATGAAAATGGCGATAAGAGTACTGACTTAAAAAAAACAATTGAAAAAACCACAGAATTTCAGCAAGATCTAGTTAGACAATTTTCAAATTTTCAGTATAACGCCTTCCAGAATATGTTTTCCTCGCTCCAAGGCTTTACCAATTATAATGCTATGTTTAAAACAAACGTTCAAAGTGGTGGTAGAATATCAATCCCAGAAGCAGAGCGACAAGCCCTAGGGATTGAAGAGGGTGATCTTGTGCAGGTTATTATAATACCCTTAGCTCGCAAACAAAAGACTTCCCAAAAAAACTAAACCGATTCAATGGATTTTTATCCAATTTCCTATCTTAGGCAACACTACGTTTTGTGAATACCCACTAGCTATCAATCCTACATGGCCGGTTGAAAATCGCATCAAATTCCTATCTGTGCTCGATACGAGGTTATTCAGAGATATGCTACATTCCGGAGAAACCAAATGGTCTTGATCCGCTACTACATTTAACAATGGCACTTTGATATTTGACAGATTGATTCTATTTTCACCCACAAGCAGCCTATTTTTTGAAAACAGATTATTCTGATAAATATCTTTTATCCACTGTCTAAAGGTCTCTCCGGCAATAGGGGGGGTATCATATAACCATTTTTCAACTCTCAAGAAATTTTGAACAAAACTTTCATCTTTTAGATTATCAAATAAATTCAAGTATTTGTTTAAGCCCTGTTTAAACGGTTTTAATGAAGCATAGAGACTATATAATAACTCATACGGGAAATTTTCGTAATGGGATAGAATTTTGTCAATATCCATATTCTGAGCCATGTTCTTTATGACTGTCTTGTCCTTCTCGGTATCTACAACAGGTGCTACTGTTATCAGATTCTTAACATTTTTCTGATATAACGAGGTATAAATTAACGACATTGTAGCACCCATACAATATCCCTGAAGTGATACCTTGTCTATATTTTCAATACTCTTGACGAGTTCTACGCACTCATAAATAAAAAGGTTAACGTAATCATCAATAGTTGTATATTTATCAAATTTACCGGGTGATTTCCAGTCAATAAGGTAGACGTTTATACCTTGATCTAGAATATTTTTTATCCAGCTTTTGTTAGGTTGCAAATCCAAGATATATGACCTGTTGATTAAGGCATATACTATAATCAAAGGATACTTGTAAACATGTTCCTTATTTGATTTATAATGTAATAGTCGAAACAGATTTGTCTCCTTGATGACCTCATATTCTGTTTGCCCTGTTTCGATTCTATCAATATTTGATAATAATTTTTTCATTTCTGTTAATTTTTTAAAATTTTCGGGTTCGTTTAAAAAATTCAGATATTCACTCAAATAGTGGTCTAGAATTGTTTTATTCATTTTTTCTCTCTTTCATCTTGTTTTTGATTTCTAAAGTAATCTTCTTTATTTCGTATAGGTCCTTGAACAATAAATCTTTTTCCTCTTTGCTCAATGACTGTCTGTTCAAGGAAGGAACCGACGCGTCAAAAAATTTTTGATAACTTGTGTTTAAATCAATAAATATATTAATTAAATTATTATAGCTGATTGAAAAATCTGTCGACTCAAACATATTTGAGAAAACTTCTTCGAAAGAATTAATTATTAACTTTCGTGTTTCATTTGGATCCTTGCCCTCTATTCCAGCAGAAACTTTGTCCAGGGCTAGAAAATATGAATTAATCATTTGGGTCAAATATTTATTGAGAAATCTCTGGTAGTTGATCAGAACATTACCATATTCTCGCATGTTATTCACATTAATCTGAGGATCGTTTATCAGAGAAATAAAAGGGCCAACTGTTGAAATTTTATTCAATTCGGTCAGCTGGTTAAAGAAACTTTCAAATAAATCAACGAATTTTTCATTTACGAAGGGTAATTTAGCTGAATCATCACCCTCATTTTTTTG belongs to Candidatus Nitrosocosmicus arcticus and includes:
- a CDS encoding AbrB/MazE/SpoVT family DNA-binding domain-containing protein — encoded protein: MSNENENGDKSTDLKKTIEKTTEFQQDLVRQFSNFQYNAFQNMFSSLQGFTNYNAMFKTNVQSGGRISIPEAERQALGIEEGDLVQVIIIPLARKQKTSQKN
- the phaC gene encoding class III poly(R)-hydroxyalkanoic acid synthase subunit PhaC translates to MNKTILDHYLSEYLNFLNEPENFKKLTEMKKLLSNIDRIETGQTEYEVIKETNLFRLLHYKSNKEHVYKYPLIIVYALINRSYILDLQPNKSWIKNILDQGINVYLIDWKSPGKFDKYTTIDDYVNLFIYECVELVKSIENIDKVSLQGYCMGATMSLIYTSLYQKNVKNLITVAPVVDTEKDKTVIKNMAQNMDIDKILSHYENFPYELLYSLYASLKPFKQGLNKYLNLFDNLKDESFVQNFLRVEKWLYDTPPIAGETFRQWIKDIYQNNLFSKNRLLVGENRINLSNIKVPLLNVVADQDHLVSPECSISLNNLVSSTDRNLMRFSTGHVGLIASGYSQNVVLPKIGNWIKIH
- a CDS encoding alpha/beta fold hydrolase, translated to MDFIEILGYKIRYVMFDCPEAKKTIVLLHGLGASAERWADLWPLLKKYNVIIPDLVGFGYSEKPLIEYTIDFFVRFLEEFFEKMQIRNPIVIGSSFGGQLALEYSLLHNDFFEKIILVSPAGTLEKPTYGLSQYIFSGLYPTFENIRSSFQMMANNDEYVVDEITVKDYMNRMRLPNAKYSLISTLLAMRKDQTLRKRLVEISRPTLVIWGRNDTTIPVENIEYFKEMPVVETVIMEECGHTPYVEKPTEFYQVIEKFIDS